One window of Desulfotignum phosphitoxidans DSM 13687 genomic DNA carries:
- a CDS encoding DUF2442 domain-containing protein, translating to MKLYHNIKNVRFTGNRLILDIDGQEQAFDLKTISQALLHASEIERTTFEISPSGYGIHWPLIDEDISIDGLLGITHSANFAFSS from the coding sequence ATGAAACTATACCATAATATCAAAAATGTACGATTTACAGGAAATCGCCTGATTCTTGACATTGACGGCCAGGAACAAGCTTTTGATCTGAAAACAATCTCTCAAGCGTTGCTTCACGCGTCTGAAATTGAAAGAACTACATTTGAAATATCTCCCTCCGGGTATGGTATACATTGGCCTTTGATTGATGAAGACATCAGTATTGATGGACTGCTCGGCATCACTCATTCAGCAAATTTTGCCTTTTCTTCATAA
- a CDS encoding DUF4160 domain-containing protein: MPTILQILGWRLFFYANESQEPMHIHCTKAGMECKYWLDTERFEIFEAYAYNMNSKSRREIRKIIYQHFEYIENAWNEFQLRKY; the protein is encoded by the coding sequence ATGCCTACAATACTACAAATTCTGGGATGGCGGTTGTTTTTTTATGCCAATGAATCGCAGGAACCCATGCATATCCACTGCACAAAAGCAGGGATGGAATGTAAATATTGGCTGGATACAGAAAGGTTTGAAATTTTTGAGGCGTATGCTTATAATATGAACAGTAAATCCAGGCGTGAGATTCGAAAAATTATTTATCAGCATTTTGAATATATTGAGAATGCATGGAATGAATTTCAGTTGAGGAAGTATTGA